One Thalassotalea atypica DNA window includes the following coding sequences:
- a CDS encoding trypsin-like serine protease gives MKLFLLAAIPAAVFASCYVAAANNQVSPIKPKIVGGEEAQEGSWPWMSALVFTFDEVSTSLSVDNESYATEPFTFSPAGNAQGSLVDCGIGDQSCADATGNVCLIERGEINFSEKALNCEAGGGVGVVIYNNVAGSISGTLGDDFSGAIPVVSVSQADGQVLKEKLGLTANLSVSASQSLAQDSNCGASFLGGRWVLTASHCVDDANPALLKVNVGEFDLSDGANNASSIKRIYMHPNYDDVSLDYDIALIELAEEVDSPAVTLASTETTELVEMENSLVTVIGWGGRTGYGPGEGPTSNFPDILHQVELSLMTNKACKDTFVDSFTNGQGGIDPETVGITERMICATVAGGGKSSCQGDSGGPLVVNTNEGWQQVGVVSWGIGCAADGYPGVFARASSFDDWLKGIYQGIAIEQVADFGVVPVGQTFTTSLEVTNNASMTANLTFSVVGDDAFIVDGENCATLAAAESCTVEVSLTANSALSENVSIDIAADVEDIVTSSAIAKAVAIETSSEIETALNTGDENVVWYSGGALSWVTDSANGGITSGSITHNQSSFAMAVIDGEGELTFEWSVSSEENVDDPTEPYDALYLYVNDELVDFISGDVAFEAKTISLAEGINKVVWEYNKDPAATELDDKGYIKNVMFTVPSVAPTPTPTPPAANNSGSSSGGGMAWLSLLMLGLLRRRM, from the coding sequence ATGAAATTGTTTTTGCTAGCAGCGATCCCTGCTGCTGTGTTCGCTTCCTGCTATGTTGCGGCAGCAAATAACCAAGTATCACCAATTAAACCAAAAATTGTTGGCGGTGAAGAGGCACAAGAAGGTAGCTGGCCATGGATGTCTGCGCTTGTTTTTACATTTGATGAAGTCAGCACTTCGCTGTCAGTCGATAATGAAAGCTATGCTACAGAGCCCTTTACTTTCAGTCCCGCAGGTAATGCGCAAGGTAGCCTAGTTGATTGTGGAATTGGTGATCAAAGCTGTGCTGATGCAACAGGCAACGTTTGTCTTATTGAGCGCGGTGAAATAAACTTTTCCGAGAAAGCGCTAAATTGTGAAGCTGGTGGTGGTGTAGGTGTTGTTATTTATAACAATGTTGCTGGTTCGATAAGCGGTACATTAGGTGACGACTTTAGTGGCGCAATTCCTGTTGTTTCAGTGAGTCAAGCTGATGGACAAGTGTTGAAAGAAAAACTTGGTTTGACAGCAAACTTGAGTGTGTCGGCATCACAATCATTAGCGCAAGACTCGAACTGTGGCGCTAGCTTTTTGGGTGGACGCTGGGTCTTGACCGCTTCACATTGTGTAGATGACGCTAATCCTGCTTTATTAAAGGTCAATGTTGGTGAGTTTGACTTGTCTGACGGGGCGAATAACGCCTCATCAATTAAACGTATATATATGCATCCAAATTATGACGATGTGTCACTCGATTATGATATTGCGCTTATTGAGTTAGCCGAAGAGGTAGACTCTCCAGCCGTAACGCTAGCGAGCACTGAAACAACAGAACTCGTTGAAATGGAAAACAGCTTAGTGACGGTTATCGGTTGGGGTGGTCGTACAGGTTATGGACCTGGTGAAGGGCCGACGTCGAATTTTCCAGACATTTTACATCAGGTTGAACTGTCATTAATGACAAACAAAGCATGTAAAGATACTTTTGTTGATAGCTTTACTAACGGTCAAGGTGGAATTGATCCTGAAACCGTTGGTATTACTGAACGGATGATTTGTGCCACTGTAGCTGGTGGCGGCAAAAGCTCATGCCAAGGCGATAGTGGTGGCCCTTTGGTGGTGAATACTAACGAAGGCTGGCAGCAAGTTGGAGTCGTTAGTTGGGGCATAGGTTGTGCAGCGGATGGTTACCCTGGCGTTTTTGCCAGAGCATCAAGCTTTGATGATTGGTTAAAAGGTATCTATCAGGGCATAGCAATTGAACAAGTCGCTGATTTTGGCGTTGTGCCTGTTGGTCAAACCTTTACGACATCACTTGAAGTCACAAATAATGCAAGTATGACAGCGAATTTAACGTTCTCAGTTGTGGGCGATGATGCTTTTATAGTTGATGGTGAAAACTGTGCAACATTAGCGGCCGCAGAGTCGTGTACTGTAGAAGTATCATTAACTGCTAATAGTGCACTAAGCGAAAATGTCAGCATTGATATTGCTGCTGATGTAGAAGATATTGTAACCAGTTCAGCGATTGCTAAAGCGGTTGCTATTGAAACCTCTAGTGAAATTGAAACCGCGTTAAATACTGGCGATGAAAATGTAGTTTGGTATTCAGGAGGGGCTCTGTCGTGGGTAACCGATAGCGCCAATGGCGGTATTACTAGCGGAAGTATTACGCATAATCAAAGTAGCTTTGCGATGGCAGTAATTGATGGTGAAGGTGAGTTAACCTTTGAATGGTCGGTATCAAGTGAAGAAAATGTTGACGATCCCACAGAGCCTTATGATGCATTATACCTATACGTAAATGATGAGCTTGTTGATTTTATCTCAGGTGATGTTGCATTTGAAGCGAAGACAATCAGCTTAGCTGAAGGCATCAATAAAGTGGTTTGGGAATATAACAAAGATCCCGCCGCGACTGAGTTAGATGATAAAGGTTACATTAAAAATGTAATGTTCACTGTGCCTTCGGTCGCTCCTACACCCACGCCCACACCGCCAGCAGCCAATAATTCTGGCAGCTCTTCTGGTGGAGGTATGGCTTGGTTATCGTTATTAATGTTGGGTTTATTAAGACGAAGAATGTAA
- a CDS encoding CaiB/BaiF CoA transferase family protein, with amino-acid sequence MAGPLSGIKVLDLSRILAGPWSTQVLADYGAEVWKIERPKLGDDTRHWGPPYVKDKKGNDTEQSAYFIATNRGKKSITLDITTRDGQQSIKQLVQDADILVENYKVGGLEKYGLDYLSVKATKPDIIYCSITGFGQTGPYAKQAGYDAMIQAMGGLMSITGEKDELPGGGPQKVGVAVADLMTGMYAVSAILAALHYKNQTGSGQHIDLALLDTQVAWLANQASNYLVSGDIPNRLGSAHPNIVPYQSVKVKDGYILLAVGNDGQFKKCCQVLGCPEIGLNERYLTNSLRVKNRNELLPILESYFIQQNVAYWLKALAAVHVPCGPINNIDNVFDNEQVKHRQMSFDLDHPEIGAIPQVANPVKFSETPIEYKNAPPTLGQHTADILSKLK; translated from the coding sequence ATGGCAGGTCCTTTATCAGGTATTAAAGTGTTGGATTTGAGTCGCATATTGGCTGGGCCTTGGTCGACACAAGTGTTAGCGGATTATGGCGCAGAAGTTTGGAAAATCGAACGGCCCAAATTAGGGGATGATACCCGGCATTGGGGACCTCCTTATGTCAAAGATAAAAAAGGCAATGATACGGAACAATCAGCGTATTTTATTGCCACCAATAGAGGCAAAAAATCGATCACATTAGACATCACAACGCGCGATGGTCAGCAATCGATTAAACAGCTAGTTCAAGACGCTGATATTTTAGTTGAGAATTACAAAGTCGGGGGGCTTGAGAAATATGGCCTAGATTATCTCAGTGTAAAAGCAACTAAGCCCGATATCATTTATTGCTCGATTACGGGCTTTGGCCAAACGGGCCCTTATGCTAAACAAGCGGGCTATGACGCCATGATTCAAGCAATGGGTGGCTTGATGAGTATTACTGGTGAAAAAGATGAACTACCAGGTGGTGGCCCTCAAAAAGTAGGCGTTGCTGTGGCAGATTTAATGACGGGGATGTATGCAGTTAGCGCGATATTAGCAGCGCTACATTATAAAAACCAAACCGGTAGTGGTCAGCATATTGATTTAGCTTTGCTTGATACGCAGGTGGCCTGGCTGGCAAATCAAGCTAGCAACTATCTAGTTTCAGGTGATATTCCCAATAGATTGGGCAGTGCGCACCCTAATATTGTTCCCTATCAATCGGTTAAAGTGAAAGATGGTTATATTCTTTTAGCGGTAGGCAATGATGGACAGTTCAAAAAATGCTGCCAAGTATTAGGTTGTCCAGAAATTGGGTTAAATGAACGATATCTGACAAATAGCTTGCGCGTTAAAAACCGAAATGAGTTATTGCCAATACTTGAATCATATTTTATACAACAAAATGTAGCTTATTGGTTAAAAGCGCTTGCAGCCGTTCATGTGCCTTGCGGCCCAATAAATAACATAGATAATGTATTCGATAATGAACAAGTCAAACATCGCCAAATGTCGTTTGATCTTGATCACCCAGAAATTGGTGCAATACCGCAAGTGGCAAATCCGGTGAAATTTTCCGAGACGCCTATTGAATATAAAAACGCACCACCTACGTTAGGGCAACATACAGCTGATATCCTGTCAAAGTTAAAATGA
- a CDS encoding low molecular weight protein-tyrosine-phosphatase, with product MKNSLNYKEIKSILFVCMGNICRSPTAEAIFRHKAKQANLNLSLDSAGTLGAHAREKPDHRAIKVGNDKGYSFDGIKARKVIEKDFSQFDLILAMDEDNVRNLKKVARPEYHHKIMLFLDFIEGIEEREVPDPYYGGAGGFRYVVELIEAASDSLVGKLVESRTVNS from the coding sequence ATGAAAAACTCACTGAATTATAAAGAAATAAAAAGCATTCTTTTTGTCTGTATGGGTAACATTTGCCGCTCTCCCACAGCCGAAGCTATTTTTAGACACAAAGCCAAGCAAGCGAATTTAAACCTGTCATTAGATTCTGCAGGCACGCTTGGAGCGCATGCTCGTGAAAAACCAGATCATAGAGCGATAAAAGTGGGTAATGATAAGGGCTATTCTTTTGATGGGATCAAGGCGAGAAAGGTTATCGAAAAAGACTTTAGCCAATTTGATCTCATACTTGCAATGGATGAAGACAATGTTCGTAATTTAAAGAAAGTTGCTAGGCCTGAATACCACCATAAGATTATGTTATTTCTTGATTTTATTGAAGGCATAGAAGAAAGAGAAGTCCCTGACCCTTATTACGGCGGTGCTGGTGGATTTAGGTACGTGGTTGAATTAATTGAAGCAGCCAGTGATAGCCTAGTGGGTAAACTAGTAGAATCACGAACGGTGAACTCTTAA
- a CDS encoding 3-deoxy-7-phosphoheptulonate synthase, giving the protein MTIKTDEIRTTLIENLASPAELAQQIPLDPKTAQFILDSRTAVENIIEGKDDRLVVVIGPCSIHDPVAAVDYAKQLKTLHDKYQDDLLIVMRVYFEKPRTTVGWKGLISDPDLDKSFHVAKGLTLARNLLVDINKLGLAAGTEFLDMVTGQYISDLISWGAIGARTTESQVHRELASALSCPVGFKNGTDGNVKIAVDAIKASSVPHVLYSPDKNGQMCIYQTHGNPFAHVILRGGKQPNYSSQDISNTVKTLTQSGIDKPIMVDCSHGNSFKDHNKQMDVASELANQITEGSCNIFGVMIESFLVAGNQKVEANKPLIYGQSITDACVDLTTSKEMLERLAQSVRNRRNS; this is encoded by the coding sequence AAAAACCGATGAAATTCGCACGACGCTAATTGAGAATTTAGCATCGCCTGCCGAACTTGCACAGCAGATCCCATTAGACCCTAAAACTGCACAATTTATCTTAGATAGCAGAACTGCTGTAGAAAACATTATAGAAGGCAAAGACGATCGCCTAGTAGTTGTTATTGGACCTTGCTCAATTCATGATCCTGTAGCCGCGGTAGACTATGCAAAGCAACTTAAAACACTCCATGATAAATACCAAGATGACCTGCTAATTGTAATGCGCGTTTATTTTGAAAAGCCGCGCACCACAGTTGGTTGGAAAGGATTGATTAGTGATCCCGATCTAGACAAATCATTCCATGTTGCCAAAGGACTCACCTTAGCTAGAAATTTACTTGTCGACATAAATAAACTTGGTTTAGCTGCAGGTACTGAATTTTTAGATATGGTAACGGGCCAATATATCTCAGATTTAATCAGTTGGGGGGCCATTGGCGCACGCACCACTGAAAGCCAAGTACACAGAGAATTAGCGTCAGCGTTGTCTTGCCCCGTAGGCTTTAAGAACGGTACCGATGGCAACGTAAAAATTGCTGTTGATGCAATAAAAGCTTCGAGCGTACCTCATGTACTTTACTCACCAGACAAAAATGGTCAAATGTGTATCTACCAAACTCATGGTAATCCTTTTGCCCATGTAATATTACGTGGTGGAAAGCAACCGAATTATTCATCACAAGACATTAGCAACACCGTAAAAACATTGACTCAATCAGGCATAGATAAACCCATCATGGTCGATTGCAGTCACGGTAATAGCTTTAAGGATCATAATAAGCAGATGGATGTTGCCTCTGAACTTGCTAATCAAATAACAGAAGGTAGCTGTAATATTTTTGGCGTGATGATAGAAAGCTTTTTAGTGGCTGGGAATCAAAAAGTTGAAGCAAATAAACCGTTAATTTATGGCCAGAGTATCACCGATGCGTGTGTTGATTTAACAACCAGCAAAGAAATGCTTGAAAGATTAGCTCAATCAGTGCGCAATAGACGAAATAGTTAG